Proteins from a genomic interval of Arvicola amphibius chromosome 14, mArvAmp1.2, whole genome shotgun sequence:
- the Nes gene encoding nestin isoform X2 gives MEGCVGEESFQLWELNRRLEAYLTRVKTLEEQNQLLSAELGGLRAQSGDVSWRTRADNELAALRVLVDQRWREKHEAEVQRDNLAEELEGVAGRCQQVRLARDRTSEEVACSRRALEAEKSAQGWLSTRAAEIERELEAVRAAHEEERAHLNAQAACAPLRLATPPRGPPARAPEVEELARRLGEAWRGAVRDYQERVAHMESSLGQARERLARAMQGAREGRLELLQLQAERDSLQERREALEQRLEGRWQDRLQATEKFQLAVDALEQEKQGLQSQIAQILEGGQQLAHLKMSLSLEVATYRTLLEAENSRMQTPARSSQASRGFHDPKLKPHFLGTPEDQHLGSVLPVLSPTPLPSPMPNTLETPVTAFLKTQEFLPAQTPTLASTPIPPMPEAPCPTKAEVRAQDAPHSLLQTQGGRQQGSEPLWTKATVSVSTSEEPGGKQPSHFPKDLTSSAHPVLETKDEESSESRVSSIFQEDEGQIWELVEKEAAIEVKVESSSAQETQEDGLDMEEIQDSQGPLQKETLEAPEEEPLMSLKIQSHETSGKENCNSLRSIDQTLGTLKSSEEKQTLLKSLEEKDVESEKTLEKGLPELSLGKEDPGIEDDQELISPEGTLETVSSIGKENQVVRSSKENVEPSTAFEKESQHPLGCPEEEDQMVEKLIEKEGQESLRSLEEEDQETYRYLEKENGEPLKSVEKEDQLVERLIEKKGHESLRSLEEEDQSIVKPLERENQESLRSLDEIQETIIPPESKNQKQLKSLEQRIVNYLEKEDQEFLGSLEEEQMDSGKSFEEENQQIFRSLGKETLESLQSPEEQAPLWSPEVTRETAKPLENEIQESLGYVYGNQETLRPLERETQESRSLGKWNLETVDSLEGMGAAGQQLEAEGCLDRNEQQESARSLAEVGQELPASGNQQRWEDVVEDGAVKQDPVLGRTGVESEEVAELPLSGQSGKEEAAEDRELRLQVMGEACSLGSSEPKEQRVPSEEDSREGSTEAFQDMEGPPEQVGTLEVPVAQGMPEVTEPLLQDEAIGQTGEQDSKELSLGSEAATRAGLGLEQEGIGLGEPKHLAREEAIHPSLGEQSVEVKIAQDLEGPEKESAEAGALESEIFELPETSRDALEPKSFKESEPVVGWGVEEASVETSDHEGSAVPQPRLSETEEDEGAQAVPAFPGPKLVEPSSYIPTLEDACELQPQAEGVQEAGWQLEGGSEALGKGDEQEFGLGETPEGLQDWEESREESEADELGETLPDSTPLGLYLRSPTSPKWDLAGEKRLSPQGEARKEGWGPPVLSNPPRKEEQGPDSDLSSEEFEDLGTEASFLPGVPKGVADHLGQVPSVREPECWDQGGESDGFADEEESGEGEEEHEEEVESGARWWGPGPSDGGFKVQDITQRGDLLEQGSVGVSGPWDDGLRGAAANSSVTALDTESQDSAEPSGSEGSESVSLEGEDHLDAPQEVTSMVPGVGDTQSPNSELEHVNGRVENGLGQSEGQEVLDGDQEQGRLLQEQEVGALKAPLVVSPVHLGPSQSPEFPLSGVDGDSWSSGED, from the exons ATGGAGGGTTGTGTCGGGGAGGAATCTTTCCAGCTGTGGGAGCTTAATCGCCGCCTGGAAGCCTACCTGACCCGGGTAAAGACTCTGGAGGAGCAGAACCAGCTGCTCAGCGCGGAGCTGGGGGGACTCCGGGCGCAGTCCGGGGATGTCTCCTGGCGGACCCGAGCCGACAACGAGCTGGCAGCCCTGCGGGTCCTCGTCGATCAGCGCTGGCGGGAGAAGCACGAGGCCGAGGTGCAGCGCGACAACCTGGCTGAAGAGCTGGAGGGCGTGGCGGGCCGGTGCCAGCAGGTGCGGCTCGCCCGGGACCGGACCAGCGAGGAGGTGGCCTGCAGCCGGCGTGCGCTAGAGGCGGAGAAGAGTGCGCAGGGCTGGCTGAGCACCCGGGCTGCAGAGATAGAGCGCGAGTTAGAGGCTGTGCGGGCGGCGCACGAGGAAGAGCGCGCGCACCTGAACGCGCAGGCCGCCTGTGCGCCACTCCGGCTCGCCACGCCGCCCCGCGGACCGCCCGCTCGGGCCCCCGAGGTGGAGGAGCTGGCCCGACGGCTAGGCGAAGCGTGGCGCGGGGCGGTGCGCGACTACCAGGAGCGCGTGGCTCACATGGAGAGCTCCCTGGGCCAAGCCCGCGAGCGACTGGCCCGAGCCATGCAGGGTGCTCGGGAGGGTCGCCTtgagctgctgcagctgcaggcTGAACGCGACAGCCTCCAGGAGCGCAGAGAGGCGCTGGAGCAGAGGTTGGAGGGCCGCTGGCAGGACCGGCTGCAAGCCACTGAAAAGTTCCAG CTGGCTGTGGATGCCCTGGAGCAGGAGAAGCAGGGCCTACAGAGCCAAATTGCTCAGATCCTGGAAGGTGGGCAGCAACTGGCACACCTCAAGATGTCACTTAGTCTGGAGGTGGCTACATACAG GACTCTGCTGGAGGCTGAGAATTCCCGGATGCAAACACCTGCCAGAAGTTCCCAGGCTTCCCGTGGCTTTCACG ACCCCAAGCTGAAGCCACATTTCCTTGGGACACCAGAGGATCAGCACCTGGGATCTGTGCTCCCTGTCCTCAGTCCAacacccctcccttcccccatgccCAATACCCTTGAGACGCCAGTGACAGCCTTTTTGAAGACCCAGGAATTCCTTCCGGCCCAAACCCCCACCTTGGCCAGCACACCCATCCCACCCATGCCTGAGGCTCCCTGTCCTACAAAAGCAGAAGTCAGAGCCCAGGATGCCCCTCATTCCCTGCTCCAGACACAGGGTGGGAGGCAACAGGGTTCAGAGCCTCTCTGGACCAAAGCTACAGTGTCTGTTTCCACCAGTGAGGAGCCTGGGGGCAAGCAGCCCAGCCACTTCCCCAAGGATCTGACCTCCTCAGCCCACCCTGTGTTAGAGACTAAAGATGAAGAATCCAGTGAGTCTAGAGTTTCTAGCATATTCCAGGAAGATGAAGGGCAAATCTGGGAGCTAGTAGAGAAAGAAGCTGCCATAGAGGTAAAAGTAGAGAGTAGCTCGGCACAGGAGACACAAGAAGATGGTCTGGACATGGAAGAAATCCAGGATTCCCAGGGTCCTTTGCAAAAGGAAACCCTAGAGGCTCCAGAAGAGGAGCCACTGATGTCTCTGAAAATCCAGAGCCACGAGACATCAGGGAAGGAGAATTGCAATTCTCTGAGGTCTATAGACCAGACCCTGGGAACTCTAAAAAgctcagaagaaaaacaaacactattGAAGTCTTTAGAAGAAAAGGATGTAGAGTCAGAGAAAACTCTAGAAAAGGGGCTTCCTGAGCTGTCTTTAGGAAAAGAAGACCCAGGAATTGAGGATGATCAAGAATTAATATCTCCTGAAGGTACACTAGAGACAGTTTCATCTATAGGAAAGGAAAATCAAGTAGTGAGATCTTCAAAAGAGAACGTAGAGCCATCGACAGCTTTTGAAAAGGAAAGCCAGCATCCACTGGGATGTCCAGAAGAAGAGGACCAGATGGTTGAGAAACTTATAGAGAAGGAGGGTCAGGAGTCCCTGAGGTCTCTGGAAGAGGAGGACCAGGAGACCTATAGATATCTGGAGAAAGAGAATGGGGAGCCGTTAAAGTCTGTAGAAAAAGAGGACCAGTTGGTTGAGAGGCTGATAGAAAAGAAGGGTCACGAGTCCCTGAGGTCTCTGGAAGAAGAGGACCAGAGTATTGTGAAGCCTCTAGAAAGAGAGAATCAGGAATCTCTGAGGTCTCTTGATGAAATCCAGGAGACCATTATACCACCAGAAAGCAAGAACCAGAAGCAACTGAAATCTCTAGAA CAGAGGATTGTGAACTATCTAGAaaaagaagatcaggagttcctGGGGTCTTTAGAAGAAGAGCAGATG GACTCGGGGAAGTCTTTTGAAGAGGAGAACCAGCAGATCTTTAGATCTCTGGGAAAAGAGACCCTAGAGTCCCTGCAGTCTCCCGAAGAGCA AGCACCATTGTGGTCTCCAGAAGTGACTAGAGAGACAGCGAAGCCTCTAGAAAATGAAATTCAGGAATCACTGGGGTATGTGTATGGGAACCAAGAGACCCTGAGACCCCTTGAAAGGGAGACTCAAGAATCGAGATCTCTGGGCAAGTGGAACCTAGAGACTGTGGACTCTCTAGAAGGGATGGGAGCGGCTGGGCAGCAGCTGGAAGCGGAAGGCTGCCTAGATAGGAATGAGCAGCAAGAATCAGCGAGGTCTCTGGCAGAGGTGGGGcaggagctgcctgcctctggaaATCAACAAAGGTGGGAGGATGTGGTGGAGGACGGAGCAGTGAAACAGGACCCAGTCCTAGGGAGGACAGGAGTGGAAAGTGAGGAAGTGGCAGAGCTGCCCCTATCTGGGCaaagtggaaaggaagaagctgcTGAGGACAGGGAACTGCGGCTACAAGTCATGGGGGAGGCCTGTAGCCTGGGGAGCTCTGAGCCCAAGGAGCAGAGGGTCCCCAGTGAGGAAgacagcagggaggggagcactgAGGCCTTCCAGGACATGGAGGGACCACCAGAGCAGGTGGGGACCTTAGAGGTCCCAGTTGCCCAGGGAATGCCAGAAGTGACAGAGCCCCTGTTGCAAGATGAGGCTATAGGCCAAACAGGTGAACAAGACTCCAAAGAGCTTTCCCTGGGCTCAGAGGCTGCTACCAGAGCTGGACTTGGACTGGAGCAGGAAGGGATAGGGTTAGGGGAGCCAAAGCATCTGGCCAGGGAGGAGGCCATTCACCCATCCCTGGGGGAGCAAAGTGTGGAGGTAAAGATAGCTCAGGACTTGGAAGGGCCTGAAAAAGAATCAGCGGAGGCAGGTGCTCTGGAGTCAGAGATCTTTGAACTGCCCGAGACTAGCAGGGATGCTCTAGAACCCAAGAGCTTCAAGGAGTCCGAGCCTGTGGTGGGCTGGGGAGTAGAGGAGGCCTCAGTGGAGACCTCAGACCATGAGGGCAGTGCTGTCCCTCAGCCCAGGCtctcagagacagaggaagatgagGGTGCACAGGCGGTACCAGCATTCCCTGGTCCCAAGCTCGTGGAACCCTCTTCATACATCCCAACCCTGGAAGATGCCTGTGAGCTGCAGCCCCAGGCTGAGGGGGTTCAGGAAGCTGGGTGGCAGCTAGAAGGTGGGTCTGAAGCTCTGGGGAAAGGAGATGAGCAAGAGTTTGGTCTGGGGGAGACCCCCGAGGGCCTGCAGGattgggaggagagcagagaagaaagtgaGGCTGATGAATTAGGGGAAACTCTCCCAGACTCTACTCCCCTGGGCCTCTATCTGAGGTCTCCTACCTCCCCAAAATGGGACCTAGCTGGAGAGAAGAGGCTCTCCCCTCAAGGAGAGGCCAGGAAGGAAGGCTGGGGTCCTCCTGTCCTCAGCAACCCACCCAGGAAGGAGGAACAAGGTCCTGACTCTGACCTGTCATCTGAGGAATTTGAGGACCTGGGGACTGAGGCCTCTTTTCTTCCAGGGGTTCCCAAGGGGGTGGCAGATCATCTGGGCCAGGTTCCGTCAGTACGGGagcctgaatgctgggatcaggGCGGGGAGTCTGACGGCTTTGCTGATGAAGAAGAGAGTGGTGAGGGAGAAGAAGAGCATGAGGAAGAGGTTGAGTCAGGGGCTCGGTGGTGGGGGCCAGGGCCCTCTGATGGGGGTTTCAAGGTCCAGGATATCACCCAAAGAGGAGACCTCCTGGAACAGGGATCTGTGGGTGTCAGTGGTCCTTGGGATGATGGATTGAGAGGTGCGGCAGCTAATAGCTCTGTGACTGCCCTGGACACTGAGTCTCAGGACAGCGCTGAACCCTCTGGGTCAGAGGGGTCTGAGTCTGTTTCCTTGGAGGGAGAGGACCATTTGGATGCCCCCCAAGAGGTGACTAGCATGGTCCCAGGGGTTGGAGATACCCAGAGCCCCAACTCGGAGTTAGAGCACGTGAATGGGAGGGTGGAGAATGGATTAGGGCAGTCGGAGGGGCAGGAAGTTCTGGATGGGGACCAGGAACAGGGACGCCTTTtacaggaacaggaagtgggtGCCCTAAAAGCCCCTTTGGTAGTTTCTCCTGTGCACTTAGGCCCAAGTCAGTCCCCGGAATTCCCTCTGAGTGGAGTAGATGGAGATTCCTGGTCCTCAGGGGAAGACTAG
- the Nes gene encoding nestin isoform X1, with translation MEGCVGEESFQLWELNRRLEAYLTRVKTLEEQNQLLSAELGGLRAQSGDVSWRTRADNELAALRVLVDQRWREKHEAEVQRDNLAEELEGVAGRCQQVRLARDRTSEEVACSRRALEAEKSAQGWLSTRAAEIERELEAVRAAHEEERAHLNAQAACAPLRLATPPRGPPARAPEVEELARRLGEAWRGAVRDYQERVAHMESSLGQARERLARAMQGAREGRLELLQLQAERDSLQERREALEQRLEGRWQDRLQATEKFQLAVDALEQEKQGLQSQIAQILEGGQQLAHLKMSLSLEVATYRTLLEAENSRMQTPARSSQASRGFHDPKLKPHFLGTPEDQHLGSVLPVLSPTPLPSPMPNTLETPVTAFLKTQEFLPAQTPTLASTPIPPMPEAPCPTKAEVRAQDAPHSLLQTQGGRQQGSEPLWTKATVSVSTSEEPGGKQPSHFPKDLTSSAHPVLETKDEESSESRVSSIFQEDEGQIWELVEKEAAIEVKVESSSAQETQEDGLDMEEIQDSQGPLQKETLEAPEEEPLMSLKIQSHETSGKENCNSLRSIDQTLGTLKSSEEKQTLLKSLEEKDVESEKTLEKGLPELSLGKEDPGIEDDQELISPEGTLETVSSIGKENQVVRSSKENVEPSTAFEKESQHPLGCPEEEDQMVEKLIEKEGQESLRSLEEEDQETYRYLEKENGEPLKSVEKEDQLVERLIEKKGHESLRSLEEEDQSIVKPLERENQESLRSLDEIQETIIPPESKNQKQLKSLEIEEEQRIVKPLVKEVELLRSLENNDQMTGSLLQNETQESLRSHKDRDQENQNPQRSLEEEDQRIVNYLEKEDQEFLGSLEEEQMVKQSPERESHKPLSSVEKKDWVTENLLDTESQDSGKSFEEENQQIFRSLGKETLESLQSPEEQDQEIQRSLQEETGQMVRDVGDEQLAVRQPELGTSFGRQSPVSLEERAGTVASSDTENREPLESAETGLKTVSPAQAPAPLWSPEVTRETAKPLENEIQESLGYVYGNQETLRPLERETQESRSLGKWNLETVDSLEGMGAAGQQLEAEGCLDRNEQQESARSLAEVGQELPASGNQQRWEDVVEDGAVKQDPVLGRTGVESEEVAELPLSGQSGKEEAAEDRELRLQVMGEACSLGSSEPKEQRVPSEEDSREGSTEAFQDMEGPPEQVGTLEVPVAQGMPEVTEPLLQDEAIGQTGEQDSKELSLGSEAATRAGLGLEQEGIGLGEPKHLAREEAIHPSLGEQSVEVKIAQDLEGPEKESAEAGALESEIFELPETSRDALEPKSFKESEPVVGWGVEEASVETSDHEGSAVPQPRLSETEEDEGAQAVPAFPGPKLVEPSSYIPTLEDACELQPQAEGVQEAGWQLEGGSEALGKGDEQEFGLGETPEGLQDWEESREESEADELGETLPDSTPLGLYLRSPTSPKWDLAGEKRLSPQGEARKEGWGPPVLSNPPRKEEQGPDSDLSSEEFEDLGTEASFLPGVPKGVADHLGQVPSVREPECWDQGGESDGFADEEESGEGEEEHEEEVESGARWWGPGPSDGGFKVQDITQRGDLLEQGSVGVSGPWDDGLRGAAANSSVTALDTESQDSAEPSGSEGSESVSLEGEDHLDAPQEVTSMVPGVGDTQSPNSELEHVNGRVENGLGQSEGQEVLDGDQEQGRLLQEQEVGALKAPLVVSPVHLGPSQSPEFPLSGVDGDSWSSGED, from the exons ATGGAGGGTTGTGTCGGGGAGGAATCTTTCCAGCTGTGGGAGCTTAATCGCCGCCTGGAAGCCTACCTGACCCGGGTAAAGACTCTGGAGGAGCAGAACCAGCTGCTCAGCGCGGAGCTGGGGGGACTCCGGGCGCAGTCCGGGGATGTCTCCTGGCGGACCCGAGCCGACAACGAGCTGGCAGCCCTGCGGGTCCTCGTCGATCAGCGCTGGCGGGAGAAGCACGAGGCCGAGGTGCAGCGCGACAACCTGGCTGAAGAGCTGGAGGGCGTGGCGGGCCGGTGCCAGCAGGTGCGGCTCGCCCGGGACCGGACCAGCGAGGAGGTGGCCTGCAGCCGGCGTGCGCTAGAGGCGGAGAAGAGTGCGCAGGGCTGGCTGAGCACCCGGGCTGCAGAGATAGAGCGCGAGTTAGAGGCTGTGCGGGCGGCGCACGAGGAAGAGCGCGCGCACCTGAACGCGCAGGCCGCCTGTGCGCCACTCCGGCTCGCCACGCCGCCCCGCGGACCGCCCGCTCGGGCCCCCGAGGTGGAGGAGCTGGCCCGACGGCTAGGCGAAGCGTGGCGCGGGGCGGTGCGCGACTACCAGGAGCGCGTGGCTCACATGGAGAGCTCCCTGGGCCAAGCCCGCGAGCGACTGGCCCGAGCCATGCAGGGTGCTCGGGAGGGTCGCCTtgagctgctgcagctgcaggcTGAACGCGACAGCCTCCAGGAGCGCAGAGAGGCGCTGGAGCAGAGGTTGGAGGGCCGCTGGCAGGACCGGCTGCAAGCCACTGAAAAGTTCCAG CTGGCTGTGGATGCCCTGGAGCAGGAGAAGCAGGGCCTACAGAGCCAAATTGCTCAGATCCTGGAAGGTGGGCAGCAACTGGCACACCTCAAGATGTCACTTAGTCTGGAGGTGGCTACATACAG GACTCTGCTGGAGGCTGAGAATTCCCGGATGCAAACACCTGCCAGAAGTTCCCAGGCTTCCCGTGGCTTTCACG ACCCCAAGCTGAAGCCACATTTCCTTGGGACACCAGAGGATCAGCACCTGGGATCTGTGCTCCCTGTCCTCAGTCCAacacccctcccttcccccatgccCAATACCCTTGAGACGCCAGTGACAGCCTTTTTGAAGACCCAGGAATTCCTTCCGGCCCAAACCCCCACCTTGGCCAGCACACCCATCCCACCCATGCCTGAGGCTCCCTGTCCTACAAAAGCAGAAGTCAGAGCCCAGGATGCCCCTCATTCCCTGCTCCAGACACAGGGTGGGAGGCAACAGGGTTCAGAGCCTCTCTGGACCAAAGCTACAGTGTCTGTTTCCACCAGTGAGGAGCCTGGGGGCAAGCAGCCCAGCCACTTCCCCAAGGATCTGACCTCCTCAGCCCACCCTGTGTTAGAGACTAAAGATGAAGAATCCAGTGAGTCTAGAGTTTCTAGCATATTCCAGGAAGATGAAGGGCAAATCTGGGAGCTAGTAGAGAAAGAAGCTGCCATAGAGGTAAAAGTAGAGAGTAGCTCGGCACAGGAGACACAAGAAGATGGTCTGGACATGGAAGAAATCCAGGATTCCCAGGGTCCTTTGCAAAAGGAAACCCTAGAGGCTCCAGAAGAGGAGCCACTGATGTCTCTGAAAATCCAGAGCCACGAGACATCAGGGAAGGAGAATTGCAATTCTCTGAGGTCTATAGACCAGACCCTGGGAACTCTAAAAAgctcagaagaaaaacaaacactattGAAGTCTTTAGAAGAAAAGGATGTAGAGTCAGAGAAAACTCTAGAAAAGGGGCTTCCTGAGCTGTCTTTAGGAAAAGAAGACCCAGGAATTGAGGATGATCAAGAATTAATATCTCCTGAAGGTACACTAGAGACAGTTTCATCTATAGGAAAGGAAAATCAAGTAGTGAGATCTTCAAAAGAGAACGTAGAGCCATCGACAGCTTTTGAAAAGGAAAGCCAGCATCCACTGGGATGTCCAGAAGAAGAGGACCAGATGGTTGAGAAACTTATAGAGAAGGAGGGTCAGGAGTCCCTGAGGTCTCTGGAAGAGGAGGACCAGGAGACCTATAGATATCTGGAGAAAGAGAATGGGGAGCCGTTAAAGTCTGTAGAAAAAGAGGACCAGTTGGTTGAGAGGCTGATAGAAAAGAAGGGTCACGAGTCCCTGAGGTCTCTGGAAGAAGAGGACCAGAGTATTGTGAAGCCTCTAGAAAGAGAGAATCAGGAATCTCTGAGGTCTCTTGATGAAATCCAGGAGACCATTATACCACCAGAAAGCAAGAACCAGAAGCAACTGAAATCTCTAGAAatagaagaggagcagagaattGTGAAACCTCTAGTAAAGGAAGTGGAGCTCCTGAGGTCTCTCGAAAACAACGACCAGATGACTGGGAGCCTGTTACAGAACGAGACACAGGAATCCCTGCGGTCTCATAAAGATAGAGACCAGGAGAAccagaacccacagaggtctctagAAGAAGAGGACCAGAGGATTGTGAACTATCTAGAaaaagaagatcaggagttcctGGGGTCTTTAGAAGAAGAGCAGATGGTCAAACAATCTCCAGAAAGGGAAAGCCACAAACCACTGAGTTCTGTTGAAAAAAAGGACTGGGTGACTGAGAACCTGCTAGACACAGAGAGTCAGGACTCGGGGAAGTCTTTTGAAGAGGAGAACCAGCAGATCTTTAGATCTCTGGGAAAAGAGACCCTAGAGTCCCTGCAGTCTCCCGAAGAGCAGGACCAAGAGATACAGAGATCTCTTCAAGAAGAGACTGGACAGATGGTGAGGGATGTAGGGGATGAGCAGCTGGCGGTTAGACAACCAGAGTTAGGAACATCTTTTGGAAGACAGAGCCCAGTGTCACTGGAAGAAAGAGCGGGGACAGTGGCATCTTcagacacagagaacagagaaccaCTGGAGAGTGCTGAGACGGGCCTGAAGACAGTGAGCCCTGCGCAAGCGCCAGCACCATTGTGGTCTCCAGAAGTGACTAGAGAGACAGCGAAGCCTCTAGAAAATGAAATTCAGGAATCACTGGGGTATGTGTATGGGAACCAAGAGACCCTGAGACCCCTTGAAAGGGAGACTCAAGAATCGAGATCTCTGGGCAAGTGGAACCTAGAGACTGTGGACTCTCTAGAAGGGATGGGAGCGGCTGGGCAGCAGCTGGAAGCGGAAGGCTGCCTAGATAGGAATGAGCAGCAAGAATCAGCGAGGTCTCTGGCAGAGGTGGGGcaggagctgcctgcctctggaaATCAACAAAGGTGGGAGGATGTGGTGGAGGACGGAGCAGTGAAACAGGACCCAGTCCTAGGGAGGACAGGAGTGGAAAGTGAGGAAGTGGCAGAGCTGCCCCTATCTGGGCaaagtggaaaggaagaagctgcTGAGGACAGGGAACTGCGGCTACAAGTCATGGGGGAGGCCTGTAGCCTGGGGAGCTCTGAGCCCAAGGAGCAGAGGGTCCCCAGTGAGGAAgacagcagggaggggagcactgAGGCCTTCCAGGACATGGAGGGACCACCAGAGCAGGTGGGGACCTTAGAGGTCCCAGTTGCCCAGGGAATGCCAGAAGTGACAGAGCCCCTGTTGCAAGATGAGGCTATAGGCCAAACAGGTGAACAAGACTCCAAAGAGCTTTCCCTGGGCTCAGAGGCTGCTACCAGAGCTGGACTTGGACTGGAGCAGGAAGGGATAGGGTTAGGGGAGCCAAAGCATCTGGCCAGGGAGGAGGCCATTCACCCATCCCTGGGGGAGCAAAGTGTGGAGGTAAAGATAGCTCAGGACTTGGAAGGGCCTGAAAAAGAATCAGCGGAGGCAGGTGCTCTGGAGTCAGAGATCTTTGAACTGCCCGAGACTAGCAGGGATGCTCTAGAACCCAAGAGCTTCAAGGAGTCCGAGCCTGTGGTGGGCTGGGGAGTAGAGGAGGCCTCAGTGGAGACCTCAGACCATGAGGGCAGTGCTGTCCCTCAGCCCAGGCtctcagagacagaggaagatgagGGTGCACAGGCGGTACCAGCATTCCCTGGTCCCAAGCTCGTGGAACCCTCTTCATACATCCCAACCCTGGAAGATGCCTGTGAGCTGCAGCCCCAGGCTGAGGGGGTTCAGGAAGCTGGGTGGCAGCTAGAAGGTGGGTCTGAAGCTCTGGGGAAAGGAGATGAGCAAGAGTTTGGTCTGGGGGAGACCCCCGAGGGCCTGCAGGattgggaggagagcagagaagaaagtgaGGCTGATGAATTAGGGGAAACTCTCCCAGACTCTACTCCCCTGGGCCTCTATCTGAGGTCTCCTACCTCCCCAAAATGGGACCTAGCTGGAGAGAAGAGGCTCTCCCCTCAAGGAGAGGCCAGGAAGGAAGGCTGGGGTCCTCCTGTCCTCAGCAACCCACCCAGGAAGGAGGAACAAGGTCCTGACTCTGACCTGTCATCTGAGGAATTTGAGGACCTGGGGACTGAGGCCTCTTTTCTTCCAGGGGTTCCCAAGGGGGTGGCAGATCATCTGGGCCAGGTTCCGTCAGTACGGGagcctgaatgctgggatcaggGCGGGGAGTCTGACGGCTTTGCTGATGAAGAAGAGAGTGGTGAGGGAGAAGAAGAGCATGAGGAAGAGGTTGAGTCAGGGGCTCGGTGGTGGGGGCCAGGGCCCTCTGATGGGGGTTTCAAGGTCCAGGATATCACCCAAAGAGGAGACCTCCTGGAACAGGGATCTGTGGGTGTCAGTGGTCCTTGGGATGATGGATTGAGAGGTGCGGCAGCTAATAGCTCTGTGACTGCCCTGGACACTGAGTCTCAGGACAGCGCTGAACCCTCTGGGTCAGAGGGGTCTGAGTCTGTTTCCTTGGAGGGAGAGGACCATTTGGATGCCCCCCAAGAGGTGACTAGCATGGTCCCAGGGGTTGGAGATACCCAGAGCCCCAACTCGGAGTTAGAGCACGTGAATGGGAGGGTGGAGAATGGATTAGGGCAGTCGGAGGGGCAGGAAGTTCTGGATGGGGACCAGGAACAGGGACGCCTTTtacaggaacaggaagtgggtGCCCTAAAAGCCCCTTTGGTAGTTTCTCCTGTGCACTTAGGCCCAAGTCAGTCCCCGGAATTCCCTCTGAGTGGAGTAGATGGAGATTCCTGGTCCTCAGGGGAAGACTAG